From a single Myxocyprinus asiaticus isolate MX2 ecotype Aquarium Trade chromosome 33, UBuf_Myxa_2, whole genome shotgun sequence genomic region:
- the LOC127424460 gene encoding transmembrane protein 47-like codes for MASSVSGAEEGRVSALTPLKLVGLVCIFLALCLDVGAVLSPAWVTADDQYHLSLWESCWKPASSVTWRCSSTLGTDWQIATLALLLGGAFLILLSFLVALVSVCIRSRRRFYRPVAVMLFAAVVLQACCLVLYPIKFIETISLKIYHEFNWGYGLAWGATIFSFGGAILYCLNPKNYEDY; via the exons ATGGCCTCGTCCGTGAGCGGAGCGGAGGAAGGGCGCGTGTCGGCGTTGACGCCCCTTAAGTTGGTGGGTCTGGTGTGTATTTTCCTCGCGCTGTGCCTGGATGTAggggccgtgctgagtccagcgTGGGTCACCGCGGATGACCAGTACCACCTGTCCCTGTGGGAGTCGTGCTGGAAGCCCGCTTCCTCCGTGACCTGGCGGTGCAGCAGCACGTTGGGGACCG ACTGGCAGATCGCCACATTGGCGTTGTTGTTGGGTGGAGCGTTCCTTATCCTCCTTTCCTTCCTGGTGGCTCTGGTGTCTGTCTGCATTCGCTCCAGGAGACGGTTCTACCGACCGGTCGCAGTTATGCTCTTTGCGGCAG TGGTTCTACAGGCTTGCTGTTTGGTGCTGTATCCCATCAAGTTCATCGAGACCATCAGTTTGAAAATATACCACGAATTTAACTGGGGCTACGGTCTGGCCTGGGGGGCCACCATCTTCTCCTTTGGAGGAGCAATTCTCTACTGCCTGAACCCCAAGAACTATGAAGATTACTAA
- the LOC127424448 gene encoding TGF-beta-activated kinase 1 and MAP3K7-binding protein 3-like isoform X1 gives MAQGGPQLDYHILQDLKQRFPEIPEKVVSQCLLQNNNNLDLCCHLLAQESNRYLYEEYHSPDEVHLNRNHMLRISVGYPAPEGAPNNACGRALVHSSSESHIEHPRSGFPDPLSAPATMAPSTGFNPFFMNDQGRSNIPTPPPSIQGMSPTYPSVARYMTPITVTLSQNIPSVPQALQIPPGAYCNSGNTVYMRPSPSQSPQPAPWPTSGTSVYQQSPYATPTYQSPYSSPQHQVQQPPHVFLPISPPTLSGLSYQQPPTVSHRPFMSSKGPMKNQIEIQLEAQRPRSNSPVHTPAIYMATSPSPSSPSRSINMTTIHQGMYVHQGVARPRPASSPQPASSAFIKIKVSPGQAQYSSGSPPVEAESLLNIVDQGERHAAPPPILPISALPGNISSQFNRMPRRSSSGSDDYAYTQALLLHQRARMERLIKELMLERQKLEQLKTEVNEMEFDALQRRIRRVNSTSLISRPEEMTRIRSQNRQLQIDIDCTIKETDLLQSRGKFDVRAMNNFYDNIQPGPVAPPIRVKPPVVQRDEDYEGAPWNCESCTFLNHPALHRCEQCEMPRNT, from the exons ATGGCGCAAGGAGGGCCTCAGCTGGACTATCACATACTGCAGGACCTCAAGCAGCGCTTCCCAGAGATTCCAGAGAAAGTAGTGTCTCAGTGCCTTCTTCAG AACAATAATAACCTGGACCTCTGCTGCCATCTGCTGGCTCAGGAGAGTAATCGATACCTTTATGAGGAGTACCACAGCCCAGATGAGGTGCACTTGAACCGGAACCACATGCTGCGTATTAGTGTTGGTTACCCTGCCCCCGAGGGAGCTCCAAATAATGCTTGCGGCCGGGCTTTGGTCCACAGTTCCAGTGAGAGTCACATTGAGCATCCGCGAAGTGGCTTCCCTGATCCTCTCTCCGCCCCTGCTACCATGGCGCCATCAACAGGCTTTAATCCCTTCTTCATGAATGACCAAGGACGCTCAAACATCCCCACCCCTCCACCAAGCATCCAGGGCATGTCACCAACATATCCCTCTGTTGCACGTTACATGACTCCCATAACAGTTACCCTCTCCCAGAACATCCCGTCTGTGCCCCAGGCGCTGCAGATTCCTCCTGGTGCTTATTGTAACAGCGGGAACACCGTGTATATGCGTCCCTCACCCTCTCAGAgtcctcagcctgctccctggCCCACGTCTGGGACATCTGTGTACCAGCAGTCTCCTTACGCCACTCCAACATATCAGTCTCCATACAGCTCTCCCCAACATCAGGTCCAGCAGCCGCCCCATGTGTTTCTTCCCATTAGTCCCCCCACACTGTCTGGCCTGTCTTACCAGCAACCTCCAACTGTGTCACACAGGCCCTTCATGTCCTCCAAAGGCCCAATGAAGAACCAGATAGAGATCCAACTGGAGGCACAGCGACCACGCAGCAACTCCCCTGTACATACTCCAGCAATCTATATGGCTACCAGCCCTTCCCCAAGCTCCCCATCTCGCTCTATCAATATGACCACCATCCATCAAGGAATGTATGTTCACCAGGGTGTGGCTAGGCCCCGGCCTGCATCTTCTCCCCAGCCTGCTAGTTCTGCCTTCATCAAGATCAAAGTGTCCCCAGGACAGGCACAGTATTCATCAGGCTCTCCACCAGTTGAGGCAGAATCCCTCCTCAATATAGTGGACCAGGGAGAGCGCCATGCTGCCCCTCCCCCCATCCTGCCCATCTCTGCGCTGCCAGGGAACATCTCCAGCCAGTTCAACCGCATGCCTAGACGATCCAGTTCTGGCTCGGATGACTATGCATATACTCAAG CACTTCTGTTGCACCAGCGTGCACGGATGGAGCGTCTGATAAAAGAGCTCATGCTGGAACGGCAGAAACTGGAGCAGTTGAAAACAGAAGTGAATGAAATGGAATTCGACGCCCTGCAGAGACGTATCAGACGAGTGAACAGCACCAGTCTGATTTCTCGC CCTGAGGAGATGACCAGAATTCGGTCGCAAAACAGACAGCTCCAGATTGACATTGATTGCACCATTAAGGAGACAGACCTGCTGCAGTCTAGAG gcaagtTTGACGTGAGAGCCATGAACAATTTTTATGATAATATTCAGCCTGGCCCTGTTGCACCACCCATAAGAG TTAAACCTCCAGTCGTGCAAAGGGATGAAGATTACGAGGGAGCTCCATGGAACTGTGAAAGTTGCACTTTTCTGAACCACCCTGCACTGCACCGCTGTGAACAATGCGAGATGCCACGCAACACTTGA
- the LOC127424448 gene encoding TGF-beta-activated kinase 1 and MAP3K7-binding protein 3-like isoform X2 codes for MAQGGPQLDYHILQDLKQRFPEIPEKVVSQCLLQNNNNLDLCCHLLAQESNRYLYEEYHSPDEVHLNRNHMLRISVGYPAPEGAPNNACGRALVHSSSESHIEHPRSGFPDPLSAPATMAPSTGFNPFFMNDQGRSNIPTPPPSIQGMSPTYPSVARYMTPITVTLSQNIPSVPQALQIPPGAYCNSGNTVYMRPSPSQSPQPAPWPTSGTSVYQQSPYATPTYQSPYSSPQHQVQQPPHVFLPISPPTLSGLSYQQPPTVSHRPFMSSKGPMKNQIEIQLEAQRPRSNSPVHTPAIYMATSPSPSSPSRSINMTTIHQGMYVHQGVARPRPASSPQPASSAFIKIKVSPGQAQYSSGSPPVEAESLLNIVDQGERHAAPPPILPISALPGNISSQFNRMPRRSSSGSDDYAYTQALLLHQRARMERLIKELMLERQKLEQLKTEVNEMEFDALQRRIRRVNSTSLISRLNLQSCKGMKITRELHGTVKVALF; via the exons ATGGCGCAAGGAGGGCCTCAGCTGGACTATCACATACTGCAGGACCTCAAGCAGCGCTTCCCAGAGATTCCAGAGAAAGTAGTGTCTCAGTGCCTTCTTCAG AACAATAATAACCTGGACCTCTGCTGCCATCTGCTGGCTCAGGAGAGTAATCGATACCTTTATGAGGAGTACCACAGCCCAGATGAGGTGCACTTGAACCGGAACCACATGCTGCGTATTAGTGTTGGTTACCCTGCCCCCGAGGGAGCTCCAAATAATGCTTGCGGCCGGGCTTTGGTCCACAGTTCCAGTGAGAGTCACATTGAGCATCCGCGAAGTGGCTTCCCTGATCCTCTCTCCGCCCCTGCTACCATGGCGCCATCAACAGGCTTTAATCCCTTCTTCATGAATGACCAAGGACGCTCAAACATCCCCACCCCTCCACCAAGCATCCAGGGCATGTCACCAACATATCCCTCTGTTGCACGTTACATGACTCCCATAACAGTTACCCTCTCCCAGAACATCCCGTCTGTGCCCCAGGCGCTGCAGATTCCTCCTGGTGCTTATTGTAACAGCGGGAACACCGTGTATATGCGTCCCTCACCCTCTCAGAgtcctcagcctgctccctggCCCACGTCTGGGACATCTGTGTACCAGCAGTCTCCTTACGCCACTCCAACATATCAGTCTCCATACAGCTCTCCCCAACATCAGGTCCAGCAGCCGCCCCATGTGTTTCTTCCCATTAGTCCCCCCACACTGTCTGGCCTGTCTTACCAGCAACCTCCAACTGTGTCACACAGGCCCTTCATGTCCTCCAAAGGCCCAATGAAGAACCAGATAGAGATCCAACTGGAGGCACAGCGACCACGCAGCAACTCCCCTGTACATACTCCAGCAATCTATATGGCTACCAGCCCTTCCCCAAGCTCCCCATCTCGCTCTATCAATATGACCACCATCCATCAAGGAATGTATGTTCACCAGGGTGTGGCTAGGCCCCGGCCTGCATCTTCTCCCCAGCCTGCTAGTTCTGCCTTCATCAAGATCAAAGTGTCCCCAGGACAGGCACAGTATTCATCAGGCTCTCCACCAGTTGAGGCAGAATCCCTCCTCAATATAGTGGACCAGGGAGAGCGCCATGCTGCCCCTCCCCCCATCCTGCCCATCTCTGCGCTGCCAGGGAACATCTCCAGCCAGTTCAACCGCATGCCTAGACGATCCAGTTCTGGCTCGGATGACTATGCATATACTCAAG CACTTCTGTTGCACCAGCGTGCACGGATGGAGCGTCTGATAAAAGAGCTCATGCTGGAACGGCAGAAACTGGAGCAGTTGAAAACAGAAGTGAATGAAATGGAATTCGACGCCCTGCAGAGACGTATCAGACGAGTGAACAGCACCAGTCTGATTTCTCGC TTAAACCTCCAGTCGTGCAAAGGGATGAAGATTACGAGGGAGCTCCATGGAACTGTGAAAGTTGCACTTTTCTGA